One part of the Herbiconiux aconitum genome encodes these proteins:
- a CDS encoding zinc-dependent metalloprotease, with translation MSDEPRDEPEDEFRDMLRAFLSGNSDIDPSKLASAAGLPSDPAAVSQLMAQLQNAMQSSADGVNWDAARTQAQEIAGTSSLSITDQSRAQLDQALHVASLWLDEVTALSDSAVAPRLMTRTEWATATVPVWTQLAEPVAVSISDALTEVLRDQAPEEMAGMLAGASQLMRNLGGTLFAMQLGQIVGQLSQEVVSGGDVGIPLLEEGQAALVPQNVAEFGDGLDIPIEEVQLYLAIRELAHARLFRHARWLRLHVISSITEFAKGITIDTSRLEELAESFDPSDPEELRNAMASGALIPPKTDQQLHALARLETTLALIEGWVDIVTANASSRLPRWNAIAETVRRRRATGGPAESAFGALIGLELRPRRLRDAAAMWQAVTDAVGQEQRDALWSHPDLVPTSSDLDDPAALIARLTAGTPEPDEMDQALEDLLREETSKDGDDQPPAP, from the coding sequence GTGAGCGACGAGCCCCGCGACGAACCCGAGGACGAGTTCCGCGACATGCTGCGCGCGTTCCTCTCCGGAAACTCCGACATCGACCCGTCGAAGCTGGCCAGCGCGGCCGGTCTCCCCTCCGACCCCGCCGCAGTGTCGCAATTGATGGCGCAGCTGCAAAATGCGATGCAGTCCAGTGCCGACGGGGTGAACTGGGATGCGGCGCGCACCCAGGCACAGGAGATCGCCGGCACGTCGAGCCTCAGCATCACCGATCAGTCCCGCGCGCAGCTCGACCAGGCGTTGCACGTCGCGTCGCTCTGGCTCGACGAGGTGACCGCCCTCTCCGACTCCGCGGTCGCTCCCCGTCTCATGACACGCACCGAATGGGCAACGGCCACCGTGCCGGTCTGGACCCAGTTGGCCGAGCCGGTCGCGGTGAGCATCTCGGATGCGCTCACCGAGGTGCTGCGCGACCAGGCACCCGAAGAGATGGCCGGGATGCTCGCCGGCGCGAGTCAGCTGATGCGCAACCTGGGCGGCACTCTGTTCGCCATGCAGCTCGGCCAGATCGTGGGTCAGCTCTCGCAAGAGGTGGTGTCGGGCGGCGACGTCGGCATCCCGTTGCTGGAGGAAGGGCAGGCGGCACTCGTTCCGCAGAACGTGGCCGAGTTCGGCGACGGTCTCGACATCCCGATCGAAGAGGTGCAGCTCTATCTCGCCATCCGCGAGCTGGCGCACGCCCGCCTGTTCCGTCACGCACGCTGGTTGCGACTGCACGTGATCTCCTCCATCACCGAGTTCGCCAAAGGCATCACCATCGACACCAGCAGGCTCGAGGAGCTCGCCGAGAGCTTCGATCCGAGCGACCCCGAAGAATTGCGGAACGCGATGGCGAGCGGCGCTCTCATCCCGCCGAAGACCGACCAGCAGCTGCATGCACTCGCGCGACTCGAGACCACCTTGGCGCTCATCGAGGGCTGGGTAGACATCGTGACGGCGAATGCATCGAGCCGGCTCCCGCGCTGGAACGCGATCGCCGAGACGGTGCGTCGCCGTCGCGCGACCGGTGGTCCGGCCGAGTCGGCGTTCGGCGCACTGATCGGCCTCGAGCTGCGGCCCCGGCGCCTGCGCGACGCGGCAGCCATGTGGCAGGCGGTGACGGATGCCGTGGGCCAGGAACAGCGCGACGCCCTGTGGTCCCACCCCGATCTGGTGCCGACATCCTCCGATCTCGACGATCCGGCCGCACTGATCGCCCGGCTGACCGCCGGGACCCCGGAGCCCGACGAGATGGATCAGGCCCTCGAAGATCTTCTCCGCGAAGAGACGTCAAAAGATGGGGATGACCAGCCTCCGGCACCGTGA
- a CDS encoding YlbL family protein, giving the protein MSLFETEERPRASRRARRGWTILVVALVLGLVMSFLPAPYVIEQPGPVYNTLGSQEQGGKDVPLISIDGAQTYPTAGTLDLLTVSVRGTPESRPSWAELLSSWFDSSRAVVPIDAIYPPDVTTEQRDQQNAALMVDSQQESIAAALTDLDIAYTTNVAVGAVDPKGAAANTLVAGDVILSVNGETATTVDELRAALAANGTDAPASIVVRHEDGTEATVSITPTVSEQTDAPALGISAAYDYDFPFDVEIQLNDVGGPSAGMMFALGIIDMLTPGELNGGQNVAGTGTIDAAGDVGPIGGIRQKMYGARDAGATWFLAPATNCDEVVGNVPDGLTVFAVATLSDSMTALQTIADGGDTAALPSCDSVPATSPGS; this is encoded by the coding sequence GTGAGTCTGTTCGAAACCGAGGAGCGCCCTCGCGCCTCGCGCCGTGCCCGTCGCGGTTGGACCATCCTGGTCGTCGCCCTCGTGCTGGGGCTCGTGATGAGCTTCCTGCCGGCGCCCTACGTGATCGAGCAGCCGGGCCCTGTCTACAACACGCTCGGCTCGCAGGAGCAGGGCGGCAAGGACGTGCCCCTCATCTCCATCGACGGCGCGCAGACCTACCCCACCGCCGGCACCCTCGACTTGCTCACCGTCTCGGTGCGGGGCACGCCCGAATCCCGGCCGTCCTGGGCCGAGCTGCTCAGCTCCTGGTTCGATTCGAGCCGCGCCGTTGTGCCGATCGACGCCATCTACCCGCCCGACGTCACCACCGAGCAACGCGACCAGCAGAACGCCGCCCTCATGGTCGACAGCCAGCAGGAGTCGATCGCCGCCGCCCTCACCGACCTCGACATCGCCTACACGACGAACGTCGCCGTCGGAGCGGTCGATCCCAAGGGAGCCGCGGCGAACACTCTCGTCGCCGGCGACGTGATCCTCTCGGTCAACGGCGAGACGGCCACGACGGTCGACGAGTTGCGGGCGGCGCTCGCCGCCAACGGCACGGATGCGCCGGCGTCGATCGTGGTTCGGCACGAAGACGGCACCGAGGCGACGGTCTCCATCACCCCGACGGTGTCGGAACAGACGGATGCGCCGGCCCTCGGCATCAGCGCGGCCTACGACTACGACTTTCCGTTCGACGTGGAGATCCAGCTGAACGACGTGGGCGGCCCGAGTGCCGGCATGATGTTCGCGCTCGGGATCATCGACATGCTCACGCCCGGCGAGCTGAACGGCGGCCAGAACGTGGCCGGCACGGGCACGATCGACGCGGCCGGCGACGTGGGGCCGATCGGCGGCATCCGGCAGAAGATGTACGGAGCGCGCGACGCCGGCGCGACCTGGTTCCTCGCTCCGGCCACCAACTGCGACGAGGTGGTGGGCAATGTGCCCGACGGTCTGACCGTGTTCGCGGTCGCGACGCTGTCGGATTCGATGACGGCCCTGCAGACCATCGCCGACGGCGGCGACACGGCCGCTTTGCCCAGTTGCGACAGCGTGCCGGCCACCTCGCCGGGCTCGTAA
- a CDS encoding UPF0182 family membrane protein: MTSQTAEKPARRSRVTLAIAIAIVVVLAILFFVFSTLYTEILWYDQLGFLSVLTTQWVAGAVMFVIGFLAMAVPVWASIEIAFRWRPVYAKLNSQLDRYQQVIEPLRRLASFGVPAVLGLFAGVATASRWQLTLQYLNRTAFGQTDPQFGLDISFYLYDLPFWRGVVGFASAVVIVAGLAGIATSYLYGAIRFSQREVRISKIARIQMAVTAAIYLLLQAVSIWLDQFATLANSSGIITGASYSDVNATIPGLQILAGIAAIVAVLFIVAAVIGRWRLPIIGTALLIVSALILGSLAPWVVQRFQVDPSERTLEQEYIQRNIDMTRDAYDVSDVEETPYDATTTAEQGALRNDAATTANIRILDPALVTKSFQQLQQFRQYYQFPDHLDVDRYNIDGQVQDAVVTVRDINIDQLGSSATWYNQTVVYTHGYGVVAAYGNQRSADGQPVFIESGIPSVGSLGDFEPRIYFGESSPPYSIVGGPEGTSKIELDYPSGEDGASQTYTTFEGNGGPKLDNIFKRLVYALKFQSEQIFLSDAVNDDSQILYDRDPAQRVSKVAPYLTIDSDPYPSVVDGKVVWIVDGYTTSANYPYSKVQSLSETIADTYTPSPAYPVDDINYIRNSVKATVDAYDGKVTLYAWDDKDPILQTWQKIFPSTVKPISEMSGDLMSHVRYPADLFKVQRSILGQYHVTDAGSFYSQEDAWTTPNDPTSPSTNPTLQPPYYLTLQMPTQDQPSYSLYSTFIPQTQQDATSSRSVLTGYLAVDANAGDTTGTKSGDYGKLRLLTLPKDDTIPGPGQVQNSFSSDPGVSSALNLLRQGESQVISGNLLTLPVGGGLLYVQPVYVQSRGETSFPLLQKVLVSFGNKIAFESTLDGALDSLFGGDSGAVAGDGDLPPTDDGSGTPPDTGGTTPPDTGGTAPTGDPAVMAALAAAQQALTDRDAALAAGDWTAYGEADKRLKDAIAQAISASDN, encoded by the coding sequence GTGACTTCCCAAACAGCAGAGAAGCCCGCACGACGTTCGAGAGTCACTCTCGCGATCGCCATCGCGATCGTGGTCGTGCTCGCCATCCTTTTCTTCGTCTTCTCGACGTTGTACACCGAGATCCTCTGGTACGACCAGCTCGGCTTCCTGAGCGTGCTCACCACGCAGTGGGTCGCAGGGGCCGTGATGTTCGTCATCGGCTTCCTCGCCATGGCGGTGCCGGTCTGGGCCTCGATCGAGATAGCGTTCCGCTGGCGGCCGGTCTACGCGAAGCTCAATTCGCAGCTCGACCGCTATCAGCAGGTCATCGAGCCGCTCCGCCGCCTCGCCTCATTCGGTGTGCCCGCCGTGCTCGGTCTCTTCGCCGGAGTCGCCACCGCGTCGCGCTGGCAGCTCACCCTGCAATACCTCAACCGCACGGCGTTCGGCCAGACCGATCCGCAGTTCGGCCTCGACATCTCCTTCTACCTCTACGACCTGCCGTTCTGGCGCGGCGTGGTGGGCTTCGCCTCGGCCGTCGTGATCGTGGCGGGCCTCGCCGGCATCGCCACCAGCTACCTCTACGGCGCCATCCGCTTCAGCCAGCGGGAGGTGCGGATCTCGAAGATCGCGCGCATCCAGATGGCCGTCACCGCCGCCATCTACCTGCTGCTGCAGGCCGTGAGCATCTGGCTCGACCAGTTCGCCACCCTCGCCAACAGTTCGGGCATCATCACCGGTGCGTCGTATTCCGACGTGAACGCCACGATTCCGGGTCTGCAGATCCTCGCCGGCATCGCGGCCATCGTCGCCGTGCTGTTCATCGTGGCCGCCGTCATCGGCCGGTGGCGCCTGCCCATCATCGGAACCGCGCTGCTCATCGTGAGCGCGCTCATCCTGGGTTCGCTCGCCCCCTGGGTCGTGCAGCGCTTCCAGGTCGACCCGAGCGAGCGAACGCTCGAGCAGGAGTACATCCAGCGCAACATCGACATGACGCGCGACGCCTACGACGTCTCCGACGTGGAGGAGACGCCTTACGACGCCACCACCACCGCCGAGCAGGGAGCACTGCGCAACGACGCGGCCACCACGGCGAACATCCGCATCCTCGACCCGGCGCTCGTGACGAAGTCGTTCCAGCAGCTGCAGCAGTTCCGGCAGTACTACCAGTTCCCCGATCACCTCGACGTCGACCGCTACAACATCGACGGCCAGGTTCAGGATGCGGTGGTGACGGTGCGTGACATCAACATCGACCAGCTCGGCTCCTCGGCCACCTGGTACAACCAGACCGTGGTCTACACCCACGGCTACGGTGTGGTGGCCGCCTACGGCAACCAGCGCTCGGCAGACGGCCAGCCCGTGTTCATCGAGTCGGGCATCCCCTCGGTCGGTTCGCTCGGCGACTTCGAACCGCGAATCTACTTCGGCGAGAGCTCGCCGCCCTACTCCATCGTCGGCGGTCCGGAGGGCACCTCGAAGATCGAGCTCGACTACCCCTCGGGCGAAGACGGAGCATCGCAGACCTACACGACCTTCGAGGGCAACGGTGGGCCGAAGCTCGACAACATCTTCAAGCGGCTGGTCTACGCGCTGAAGTTCCAGTCGGAGCAGATCTTCCTCTCCGACGCGGTGAACGACGACTCGCAGATTCTCTACGACCGCGATCCGGCGCAGCGCGTCTCGAAGGTGGCCCCGTATCTCACCATCGACTCCGATCCGTATCCCTCGGTGGTCGACGGCAAGGTCGTCTGGATCGTCGACGGTTACACCACCTCGGCGAACTATCCGTATTCGAAGGTGCAGTCGCTCAGCGAGACCATTGCCGACACCTACACGCCGTCGCCTGCCTATCCGGTCGACGACATCAACTACATCCGCAACTCGGTGAAGGCCACGGTCGACGCCTACGACGGCAAGGTGACGTTGTATGCATGGGACGACAAAGACCCGATCCTTCAGACCTGGCAGAAGATCTTCCCGTCGACGGTGAAGCCCATCAGCGAGATGAGCGGCGACCTCATGAGCCACGTGCGCTACCCGGCCGACCTGTTCAAGGTGCAGCGCTCGATCCTCGGTCAATACCACGTGACGGATGCAGGCTCGTTCTACTCGCAGGAAGACGCGTGGACCACGCCAAACGATCCGACCTCCCCGTCGACGAACCCCACCTTGCAGCCCCCGTACTACCTCACGCTGCAGATGCCGACGCAGGATCAACCCTCGTACTCGTTGTATTCGACGTTCATTCCGCAGACGCAGCAGGATGCGACCTCCTCGCGAAGCGTCCTCACTGGATACCTGGCGGTCGACGCGAACGCGGGAGACACGACGGGCACGAAGTCGGGTGACTACGGCAAGCTGCGACTCCTGACGCTGCCGAAGGACGACACCATCCCCGGCCCCGGTCAGGTTCAGAACAGCTTCTCCTCCGACCCGGGGGTGAGCTCTGCCCTCAACCTGCTGAGACAGGGCGAGAGCCAGGTGATCAGCGGAAACCTGCTGACGCTGCCGGTCGGTGGCGGTCTGCTCTACGTGCAGCCGGTCTACGTGCAGTCGCGGGGTGAGACGAGCTTCCCCTTGCTGCAGAAGGTGCTGGTGTCCTTCGGTAACAAGATCGCGTTCGAGAGCACGCTCGACGGCGCGCTCGACTCGCTCTTCGGCGGTGATTCGGGTGCGGTCGCCGGCGACGGCGATCTTCCGCCCACCGACGACGGCAGCGGAACGCCGCCCGACACCGGCGGTACCACGCCCCCCGACACCGGGGGAACCGCTCCCACGGGCGATCCGGCCGTGATGGCAGCCCTCGCGGCCGCCCAGCAGGCGCTCACCGATCGCGACGCGGCGTTGGCCGCCGGTGACTGGACCGCCTACGGTGAGGCGGACAAGCGACTGAAGGATGCGATCGCTCAGGCGATTTCGGCTTCCGACAACTGA
- a CDS encoding helix-turn-helix transcriptional regulator → MRADELRQGDGETATSDEVEERLGARIRSLRLSKNLNQAAVAERAGVSVRTVKNLENGRGSSVATLVRVVRALGRSDWFDALQPVVAISPLRMLAQERRDSSPQRASRPRSNSRRGAGAGAGAGDGVSPGAGSDADGSGR, encoded by the coding sequence ATGAGGGCTGATGAGCTGCGCCAGGGCGACGGAGAGACGGCGACGAGCGACGAGGTGGAGGAGCGACTGGGTGCACGCATCCGGTCGCTCCGTCTGTCGAAGAACCTCAACCAGGCCGCGGTCGCGGAACGGGCGGGCGTGAGTGTGCGCACCGTGAAGAACCTCGAGAACGGCCGAGGATCGAGCGTCGCCACCTTGGTGCGGGTGGTTCGGGCTCTCGGCCGCAGCGATTGGTTCGACGCCCTCCAGCCGGTCGTGGCGATCAGTCCGCTCCGGATGCTCGCCCAGGAGCGACGCGACAGCTCCCCGCAGCGCGCGTCGCGTCCGAGGTCGAACTCCCGCCGGGGTGCGGGTGCGGGTGCTGGTGCTGGTGATGGTGTGAGCCCGGGCGCCGGCTCGGACGCCGACGGGAGCGGACGCTGA
- a CDS encoding type II toxin-antitoxin system HipA family toxin, producing MAYTAVSVIEVRAWDRLVGAIALDPGSEYFAFEYDPDWVEGGIELAPLSTPLTERVQVYPGLPEPTYHRLPPFVADALPDDFGNALVTAYLASQGVERRSITALDRLAYLGRRGMGALEFRPTRGPQRRKPTALELSELVLGARGALSGRIEGDRESAAALANLIQVGTSAGGARAKAIIAWNPATGEVRSGQLPAEEGFEQWMIKLDGVGRDTELGSSAGYGRIEYAYYLMATAAGIEMSPSRLLEENGRAHFMTKRFDRVGGDAAHEKIHLQTLCAMAELDYKQRATHDYAQYFQAIGNLGLGDDARTEAFRRMVFNVMARNCDDHTKNFSFLLDPPVSGGGWRLAPAYDVTYAFNPAGRWTYQHLMSVNGSFGEITREDLLVVADRFQVPHRFDVISQVSETVAQWAGFADQAGIPAGEVARIRETFPAM from the coding sequence ATGGCATACACGGCCGTCTCGGTGATCGAGGTGCGCGCCTGGGATCGCCTCGTCGGAGCGATCGCGCTCGACCCCGGCTCGGAGTACTTCGCTTTCGAATACGACCCCGACTGGGTCGAGGGTGGAATCGAGCTCGCCCCGTTGAGCACGCCCTTGACGGAGCGCGTGCAGGTGTATCCGGGTCTGCCCGAGCCGACTTACCACCGATTGCCCCCTTTCGTGGCCGATGCGCTTCCCGACGACTTCGGCAACGCCCTGGTCACCGCCTACCTGGCGTCGCAAGGTGTCGAGCGGCGCTCGATCACCGCGCTGGACCGTCTGGCCTACCTCGGGCGGCGGGGGATGGGGGCGCTCGAATTCCGGCCCACCCGCGGCCCGCAGCGGCGGAAGCCCACGGCGCTGGAGTTGTCGGAGCTCGTTCTCGGCGCCCGTGGTGCCCTGTCAGGGCGAATCGAGGGCGATCGGGAGTCCGCGGCCGCGCTCGCGAACCTCATCCAGGTGGGCACGTCGGCGGGCGGGGCGCGGGCGAAGGCGATCATCGCCTGGAATCCAGCCACGGGCGAGGTGCGCTCGGGGCAGCTGCCGGCCGAGGAGGGATTCGAGCAGTGGATGATCAAGCTCGACGGCGTGGGTCGCGACACCGAGCTCGGCAGCTCGGCGGGTTACGGTCGGATCGAGTATGCGTATTACCTGATGGCCACCGCGGCCGGGATAGAGATGTCTCCGTCGCGGCTGCTCGAGGAGAACGGCCGGGCGCACTTCATGACCAAGCGCTTCGACCGGGTCGGGGGAGACGCGGCGCACGAGAAGATCCATCTGCAGACCCTCTGCGCGATGGCCGAGCTCGACTACAAGCAGCGCGCCACCCACGACTACGCGCAATACTTCCAGGCGATCGGGAATCTGGGCCTGGGTGACGACGCGCGAACGGAGGCGTTCCGACGCATGGTGTTCAACGTGATGGCCCGCAATTGCGATGACCACACGAAGAACTTCTCGTTTCTGCTCGACCCGCCCGTTTCTGGAGGGGGCTGGCGGCTGGCTCCGGCCTACGACGTGACCTACGCCTTCAACCCCGCTGGACGATGGACCTATCAGCACCTGATGTCGGTGAACGGCAGCTTCGGCGAGATCACACGAGAAGACCTCCTGGTGGTGGCCGACCGTTTCCAGGTGCCGCACCGCTTCGACGTGATCTCGCAGGTTTCCGAGACGGTCGCGCAATGGGCCGGATTCGCTGATCAGGCCGGGATTCCTGCGGGCGAGGTCGCGCGCATCCGGGAGACCTTCCCCGCGATGTGA
- a CDS encoding helix-turn-helix domain-containing protein, whose translation MSSDPSEAARVLGDRIRDERRRFAISQMDLAELAGLHFTNLGRIERGQANPSLSTILRIASALNLNPAFLVDGLTADMLPDRPHTVTVADLIRARTADEEKADEKKVDAGKADAQK comes from the coding sequence GTGAGTTCAGACCCGTCCGAGGCCGCCCGCGTGCTCGGCGACCGCATCCGTGACGAACGGCGCCGGTTCGCGATCAGCCAGATGGACCTGGCCGAGCTCGCCGGACTGCATTTCACGAACCTGGGGCGGATCGAGCGCGGACAGGCCAACCCCTCCCTCAGCACCATCCTGCGCATCGCGAGCGCCTTGAATCTGAACCCGGCATTCCTGGTCGACGGACTGACCGCCGACATGCTGCCCGACCGACCGCACACGGTCACCGTGGCCGACCTCATCCGCGCGCGAACCGCGGACGAGGAGAAGGCGGACGAGAAGAAGGTCGACGCGGGCAAGGCCGACGCGCAGAAGTAG